One genomic segment of Natrialbaceae archaeon AArc-T1-2 includes these proteins:
- a CDS encoding lycopene cyclase domain-containing protein — protein MVPDISVFGRYTYLVTEVVWGTVAAALLWRADAIDRAAVTIAALYPIAYLWDRYTLAVGVFSIDLRTGIDVAGIPLEEHLFMAVVPGLVVGVHETIFGETG, from the coding sequence ATGGTTCCCGACATTAGCGTCTTCGGCCGGTACACCTACCTCGTCACGGAGGTCGTCTGGGGGACGGTCGCCGCCGCCCTCCTGTGGCGTGCCGACGCCATAGACAGGGCCGCCGTCACGATCGCTGCGCTGTATCCGATCGCGTATCTCTGGGACCGGTACACCCTCGCCGTCGGTGTCTTCTCGATCGATCTCCGGACGGGGATCGACGTCGCCGGTATCCCGCTCGAGGAACACCTCTTCATGGCCGTCGTGCCAGGACTGGTCGTCGGCGTCCACGAGACGATATTCGGCGAGACGGGCTGA
- a CDS encoding CBS domain-containing protein, with translation MDIAEIATTDYVEVDAGTRMGQVRSLFENGNPKGLIVTNDGEYEGVIGEREVLQSHVEDDATVAALTKPSRTDPAPTVGREENVREVARKLIEGNAKIAPVMENDDLWGIVSTDAILEGVLENLDAITVADVYTDDPVTLEEDDGIGKAINYLREHGISRLPVRNENGYLTGVVTTHDIADFAIRKNETTTTGDRVGDTDRMLDVPVYDIMNSPVETASIEETAREAVERMLESDYGGLVVTPDHDDRAIEGIITKTDVLRALTYTEREHMDVQITNISLIDTISRQSIVQHIEEVSDKYADMQVFHAHVRFHEHKEKLRGTPLIACQIRLRTNKGQVAGSGEGYGAENAFRVAMDKLERNVLELKGLEHDEEYRGQLLRKLNEL, from the coding sequence ATGGATATCGCCGAGATCGCCACCACGGACTACGTCGAGGTCGATGCCGGGACGCGAATGGGACAGGTTCGTTCTCTCTTCGAAAACGGAAATCCGAAGGGGCTCATCGTCACGAACGACGGTGAGTACGAGGGAGTGATCGGCGAGCGCGAGGTGCTTCAGTCACACGTCGAAGACGACGCCACGGTGGCGGCGCTCACGAAACCGAGCCGGACGGATCCGGCCCCGACGGTCGGCCGAGAGGAAAACGTCCGCGAGGTCGCCCGCAAACTCATCGAGGGGAACGCAAAGATCGCACCCGTCATGGAGAACGACGACCTCTGGGGGATCGTCAGCACGGACGCCATCCTCGAGGGCGTCCTCGAGAATCTCGACGCGATCACCGTCGCGGACGTCTACACCGACGATCCGGTCACGCTCGAGGAAGACGACGGCATCGGGAAGGCGATCAACTACCTGCGAGAACACGGCATCTCCAGGCTGCCCGTGCGCAACGAGAACGGCTATCTCACCGGTGTCGTGACGACCCACGACATCGCCGACTTCGCCATCCGGAAAAACGAGACGACGACGACCGGCGACCGCGTCGGCGACACCGACCGAATGCTCGACGTGCCGGTCTACGACATCATGAACAGCCCCGTCGAGACGGCCTCGATCGAGGAGACCGCCCGCGAGGCCGTCGAACGGATGCTCGAGAGCGACTACGGCGGGCTCGTGGTCACGCCCGACCACGACGACCGCGCCATCGAAGGCATCATCACCAAGACCGACGTGCTCCGGGCGCTTACCTACACCGAACGCGAGCACATGGACGTCCAGATCACGAACATCTCACTGATCGATACGATCTCGCGTCAGTCGATCGTCCAGCACATCGAGGAAGTCTCCGATAAGTACGCCGACATGCAGGTGTTTCACGCTCACGTGCGCTTTCACGAACACAAGGAGAAACTGCGTGGCACGCCGCTTATCGCCTGCCAGATCCGCCTGCGGACCAACAAGGGCCAGGTCGCCGGCTCCGGCGAGGGCTACGGCGCGGAGAACGCCTTCCGGGTCGCGATGGACAAACTCGAGCGCAACGTCCTCGAGCTGAAAGGGCTCGAACACGACGAGGAGTATCGCGGCCAGTTGTTGCGAAAGCTGAACGAGCTGTAG
- a CDS encoding HalOD1 output domain-containing protein, whose protein sequence is MNKNKYRRRIEDGESATVAVTRAVARVSNTPSEELPTLYGSIPTNALDALVDRGDDVQIRFEYDGFDVEVTAEEVRLEKRH, encoded by the coding sequence ATGAACAAGAACAAATACCGACGGCGTATCGAAGACGGCGAATCCGCGACGGTGGCAGTCACGAGAGCCGTTGCGAGAGTCAGCAACACTCCTAGCGAAGAGCTTCCCACGCTCTATGGATCGATACCCACGAACGCCCTCGATGCGCTCGTCGACCGCGGCGACGACGTGCAGATTCGATTCGAGTACGACGGCTTCGACGTCGAGGTGACGGCGGAGGAAGTTCGCCTCGAGAAACGCCACTAG
- the radB gene encoding DNA repair and recombination protein RadB has product MNDEAIPTGCAPVDELLGGGFERGTVTQLYGPPASGKTNLALSGSIEAAAAGGTTVYVDTEGVSVDRFHQLLEARTDDVEAVASRIVIEDALDFDEQAEAVRDAEEFADRADLIVLDSATGFYRLERGDDDAEGDALRRVTRQVTHLLSLARKHDLAVVVTNQVFADPDADRTRPLGGNTLEHWTGAVVRLERFRGGNRRATLAKHRSKPAGESVQFRITETGLEGSDATERV; this is encoded by the coding sequence GTGAACGACGAGGCGATTCCGACCGGCTGTGCGCCGGTCGACGAACTGTTGGGGGGAGGGTTCGAACGCGGCACCGTGACCCAGCTGTACGGCCCGCCGGCGTCCGGCAAGACGAATCTCGCGTTGAGCGGCTCGATCGAGGCTGCCGCCGCCGGGGGGACGACGGTCTACGTCGACACCGAAGGCGTCTCCGTCGATCGGTTTCACCAGCTGCTCGAGGCCCGAACCGACGACGTCGAGGCGGTCGCGTCCCGGATCGTGATCGAGGACGCCCTCGATTTCGACGAGCAGGCAGAAGCCGTCCGGGACGCCGAGGAGTTCGCCGACCGGGCGGACCTGATCGTCCTCGACAGCGCGACCGGCTTCTACCGGCTCGAACGCGGCGACGACGACGCAGAAGGCGACGCCTTACGACGGGTCACGCGACAGGTGACACACCTGCTCTCGCTTGCACGCAAACACGATCTGGCGGTCGTCGTCACAAACCAGGTGTTCGCCGACCCCGACGCCGACCGAACCCGGCCGCTTGGCGGCAACACCTTAGAACACTGGACCGGAGCCGTCGTCCGCCTCGAGCGCTTCCGTGGCGGCAACCGTCGGGCGACGCTCGCGAAACACCGCTCGAAACCCGCCGGCGAGTCCGTCCAGTTCCGAATCACGGAGACGGGACTCGAAGGGAGCGATGCGACGGAGAGAGTGTAA
- a CDS encoding PGF-CTERM sorting domain-containing protein, with protein MKRSIRFTTVLVAAMVAIAMTGMAIPAGANDGTAPTSDVHAMENGEDLYLSFGADFDDESLEEYIEKYADDNPSDDANAEVVQYQDVSQVNVHEQGQAVAISIDGGDATAIQDVAQQNDNVQEADATAENHETTFEDVGNVYVVVGNGSDKQFDGWGIVDDGDSTVTQAAEAAVSQTQDVSQANVNQNTTAFALAENESTANALQQTQQSNLNLQEGSANATNVYASDLEDGETDRYDEHKKGDDDRPNAQQSADADVEQIQEVDQVNSFDGSAVAIAVGEDSVATAAQIAEQSNLNEQIGTAEAMNVLMDAAGMNVATANTDGGTDVVDQDSTEYPKPTDKNDDDPHDGDVSQTAEASVTQYQSAEQLNVELNSSATAIATNGSEAEAIQLTFQQNVNAQVGSAEALNVFFEDATDDCEYEDGYDYDGAVLTETTSATIGGDGVEDADRTTFDYDGDNDQLNDVDQYSTAEIEQSQDVTQVNQNSNNALAVAEDDGNASAFQMTIQENENVQIASSEATAVEEGSIDDERDDKKDEAEKDDKKDEAEKDDKKDEATNDYDDEKADTEAADETKEEAMPGFGVAVALVAMLAAAMLGLHTKR; from the coding sequence ATGAAACGTAGCATACGATTCACGACGGTTCTCGTCGCCGCGATGGTGGCCATCGCTATGACCGGGATGGCCATCCCCGCCGGCGCGAACGACGGTACAGCTCCGACGAGCGACGTACACGCGATGGAGAACGGAGAGGATCTCTACCTCTCGTTCGGTGCCGACTTCGACGACGAGAGTCTCGAGGAATACATCGAGAAGTACGCAGACGACAACCCGAGCGACGACGCGAACGCGGAGGTCGTCCAGTACCAGGACGTTAGCCAGGTGAACGTCCACGAACAGGGTCAAGCCGTCGCCATCTCGATCGATGGCGGTGATGCGACGGCCATCCAGGACGTGGCCCAGCAAAATGACAACGTACAGGAAGCTGACGCCACCGCGGAGAACCACGAGACGACGTTCGAGGACGTCGGTAACGTCTACGTGGTCGTGGGCAACGGCTCCGACAAGCAGTTCGACGGCTGGGGAATCGTCGACGACGGTGACTCGACGGTCACCCAGGCCGCCGAAGCGGCTGTCTCCCAGACGCAGGACGTGAGCCAGGCGAACGTCAACCAGAACACCACCGCGTTTGCGCTCGCCGAAAACGAGAGTACGGCGAATGCGCTGCAACAGACCCAACAGTCCAACCTGAACCTCCAGGAGGGCTCGGCGAACGCGACGAACGTTTACGCCAGCGACCTCGAGGACGGGGAGACGGACCGATACGACGAGCACAAGAAAGGCGACGACGACCGCCCGAACGCCCAGCAATCGGCCGACGCAGACGTCGAACAGATTCAGGAAGTCGACCAGGTGAACTCCTTCGACGGAAGCGCAGTCGCGATCGCGGTGGGTGAAGACTCCGTTGCGACGGCTGCCCAGATCGCCGAACAGTCGAACCTCAACGAACAGATCGGCACGGCCGAAGCGATGAACGTCCTGATGGACGCCGCTGGGATGAACGTCGCGACCGCGAACACCGACGGCGGCACCGACGTCGTGGACCAGGATAGCACGGAGTATCCCAAGCCAACGGACAAGAACGACGACGATCCCCACGACGGTGACGTGAGCCAGACTGCCGAGGCCAGCGTCACGCAGTACCAAAGCGCCGAGCAGCTGAACGTCGAACTCAACAGTTCGGCCACGGCGATCGCTACGAACGGCAGCGAGGCCGAAGCGATCCAGCTGACCTTCCAGCAGAACGTCAACGCGCAGGTCGGCTCCGCCGAGGCGCTGAACGTCTTCTTCGAGGACGCGACCGACGACTGCGAGTACGAGGACGGATACGACTACGATGGAGCCGTGCTGACCGAAACGACGAGCGCGACGATCGGCGGTGACGGCGTCGAGGACGCCGACCGGACCACCTTCGACTACGACGGCGACAACGACCAGCTCAACGACGTCGATCAGTACTCGACCGCGGAGATCGAACAGAGCCAGGACGTGACGCAGGTGAACCAGAACTCGAACAACGCGCTCGCAGTCGCCGAGGACGACGGTAACGCCTCCGCGTTCCAGATGACTATACAGGAAAACGAGAACGTCCAGATCGCCTCGAGTGAGGCGACGGCAGTCGAAGAGGGGTCGATCGACGACGAACGAGACGATAAGAAAGACGAGGCCGAGAAAGACGATAAGAAAGACGAGGCCGAGAAAGACGATAAGAAAGACGAGGCCACGAACGACTACGACGACGAGAAAGCCGATACCGAAGCGGCCGACGAAACGAAAGAGGAGGCGATGCCCGGATTCGGCGTCGCCGTCGCCCTCGTCGCAATGCTCGCCGCTGCGATGCTCGGACTGCACACAAAGCGGTGA